The Streptomyces sp. NBC_00440 genome contains a region encoding:
- a CDS encoding GlxA family transcriptional regulator, with product MTIAGSPGPHRVGVVVFDGVKLLDVAGPSEVFSEANRMGADYALELCAVGGAEVLASTGMRIPVDADAARTGLGYDTLLVMGGDALPTYPISHALRDAVAALAARSGRVCSICTGAFILAEAGLLDGHRATTHWRHTELLRSAYPAIDVEPDAIFVRDGTTFSSAGVTAGIDLALALLEDDHGEDMARQVARSLVVFLQRPGDQSQFSPALQGPRPQTSALRTVFDSVLADPAAGHSIAQLAARAALSPRHLTRLFREELGTTPARYVESVRFDTAKRALDAGHTVGEAAGRAGYRSAETLRRAFVSRLGVSPRTYQQRFRSAQRRDAVPPADPGCAPDGPASAHRSEP from the coding sequence ATGACCATCGCCGGGAGCCCCGGCCCGCACCGGGTCGGGGTCGTCGTCTTCGACGGGGTGAAACTTCTCGATGTCGCCGGCCCCAGCGAGGTCTTCAGCGAAGCGAACCGGATGGGAGCCGATTACGCGCTGGAACTGTGCGCCGTCGGCGGCGCAGAAGTGCTCGCGTCGACCGGGATGCGGATCCCCGTCGACGCCGACGCCGCGCGGACCGGCCTGGGTTACGACACCCTGCTGGTCATGGGCGGGGACGCGCTCCCGACGTACCCGATCAGTCACGCGCTGCGCGATGCCGTCGCCGCACTGGCCGCCCGTTCCGGCCGGGTCTGCTCGATCTGTACGGGTGCCTTCATCCTGGCCGAGGCCGGCCTCCTGGACGGACACCGTGCCACGACGCACTGGCGCCATACCGAGCTGCTCCGCAGCGCGTATCCCGCGATCGATGTCGAGCCCGATGCCATCTTCGTCCGGGACGGCACCACGTTCAGCTCGGCCGGTGTCACGGCCGGTATCGATCTGGCTCTGGCGCTGCTGGAGGACGATCACGGGGAGGACATGGCCCGGCAGGTCGCCAGGTCGCTGGTCGTGTTCCTCCAGCGGCCCGGCGACCAGTCGCAGTTCTCACCGGCGCTCCAGGGGCCCCGGCCGCAGACGTCGGCGCTGCGTACGGTCTTCGACTCGGTGCTCGCCGATCCGGCCGCCGGACACTCCATCGCGCAACTCGCGGCGCGGGCGGCCCTGAGCCCACGCCATCTGACCCGGCTCTTCCGCGAGGAACTCGGCACCACACCCGCGCGCTACGTCGAGTCGGTGCGCTTCGACACCGCCAAACGCGCGCTCGACGCGGGCCACACGGTCGGCGAGGCCGCCGGACGGGCCGGGTACCGCAGTGCGGAGACCCTGCGGAGAGCGTTCGTATCGCGCCTCGGGGTGTCTCCGCGGACCTACCAGCAGCGCTTCCGGTCGGCGCAGCGGCGCGATGCGGTGCCGCCGGCTGATCCGGGGTGTGCGCCGGACGGCCCGGCTTCCGCGCACCGTTCCGAACCGTAG
- a CDS encoding MFS transporter — MCLCVTLVVGMVSAVNLAIPSLSAGSLHPSAASVLWVVDGYVAVFACLVVPAGAVADRMGRKGVLLTGLGVFTLGCVLAAAAPDVGVLIAGRMLSGVGAAAVLPTTLALMVTGAPDHRRSRLIALWASMTGLAAVLGNVGGGAAIQSGSWRSLFLYAAPLALVALLLAAFVAPTSPRLARPVGPVSALLLTLGFLALLFAIVSGPEQGWGSGQVLGAFAAAVVLLALWTVHELREEHPILDPRLLAGPAVRAGAVGMVSVFLGMFGLFYLNGQYLQYVKGYSALGAGVRLLPMAAALLLAPRCATALSHRLHRRTVISLGLLVLAGGLCTVSRVGPDTPYPVYALGAGLTAAGCGLATPLLSETLMSALPADRAGLGSGLQSLTRELGSALGVALTGTLITAGFTARLPAALRGPDAPTTVAGAEGMGAGPELHRAVITAFTDSLSTSMLVLAGLVLAAGALVLTWLPAESPVRT, encoded by the coding sequence ATGTGTCTGTGCGTCACCCTGGTGGTGGGCATGGTCTCGGCCGTCAATCTGGCGATCCCCTCGCTGTCGGCCGGCTCGCTGCACCCCTCCGCTGCGTCCGTGCTCTGGGTCGTCGACGGTTACGTGGCCGTCTTCGCGTGTCTGGTCGTTCCAGCGGGTGCGGTGGCCGACCGCATGGGCCGCAAGGGCGTTCTCCTCACCGGCCTAGGTGTGTTCACTCTGGGCTGTGTACTGGCCGCCGCGGCACCCGATGTGGGGGTGCTGATCGCCGGACGGATGCTCAGCGGTGTGGGGGCCGCCGCAGTCCTGCCCACCACCCTGGCGCTCATGGTCACCGGCGCTCCCGATCACCGGCGGTCGCGTCTCATCGCCCTGTGGGCCTCCATGACGGGACTGGCCGCCGTGCTCGGAAACGTCGGCGGCGGCGCGGCGATCCAGAGCGGATCCTGGCGCTCCCTGTTCCTGTACGCGGCCCCCCTTGCCCTCGTAGCCCTGCTGCTGGCGGCCTTTGTCGCCCCCACATCGCCCCGTCTCGCCCGGCCGGTCGGCCCGGTCAGCGCTCTGCTGCTGACCCTTGGCTTCCTGGCCCTGCTCTTCGCCATCGTCTCCGGACCCGAACAGGGCTGGGGCAGCGGACAGGTCCTGGGCGCCTTCGCCGCCGCAGTCGTCCTGCTGGCTCTCTGGACCGTCCACGAACTGCGCGAGGAGCACCCGATCCTCGATCCCCGGCTGCTGGCCGGCCCGGCCGTGCGGGCGGGCGCCGTGGGCATGGTGTCCGTCTTCCTCGGCATGTTCGGCCTGTTCTATCTGAACGGCCAGTACCTCCAGTACGTCAAGGGCTACTCCGCCCTCGGGGCCGGTGTCCGCCTGCTGCCCATGGCCGCCGCCCTGCTGCTGGCCCCGCGCTGCGCGACGGCGCTCAGCCACCGTCTGCACCGGCGGACCGTCATCAGCCTCGGACTGCTCGTCCTGGCGGGCGGACTGTGCACCGTCTCGCGGGTCGGCCCGGACACCCCTTATCCGGTGTACGCGCTCGGGGCGGGGCTGACAGCGGCCGGGTGCGGGCTGGCCACCCCGCTGCTCTCCGAGACCCTGATGTCGGCCCTGCCGGCTGACCGGGCAGGGCTCGGCTCCGGGCTGCAGAGCCTGACCCGCGAACTGGGCAGCGCGCTCGGTGTGGCCCTCACCGGCACCCTGATCACCGCGGGCTTCACGGCCAGGCTGCCCGCTGCCCTGCGGGGCCCGGACGCGCCCACCACAGTGGCCGGCGCCGAGGGCATGGGCGCCGGTCCGGAGCTGCACCGGGCCGTGATCACCGCCTTCACCGACTCGCTCAGCACCAGCATGCTGGTGCTGGCCGGTCTGGTCCTCGCCGCGGGCGCTCTCGTCCTCACCTGGCTGCCTGCGGAATCCCCCGTACGGACCTGA
- a CDS encoding VOC family protein yields MPRITPNLWFDTEGEEAAAFYVSVFPRSEIKHVTHYTAAGPRPAGTVLTVDFVLDGQEYTAINGGPQFTFDEAISLMVKCADQEEIDYYWAKLSEGGQEGPCGWLKDKYGVSWQVAPTGLHEILTDPDPTRGERAMKAVFGMKKLDLAAIRAAADRA; encoded by the coding sequence ATGCCCAGGATCACCCCCAACCTCTGGTTCGACACCGAGGGCGAGGAGGCCGCCGCGTTCTACGTGTCGGTGTTCCCCCGCTCGGAGATCAAGCACGTCACGCACTACACCGCGGCCGGGCCCCGGCCCGCGGGCACCGTGCTGACCGTCGACTTCGTCCTGGACGGCCAGGAGTACACCGCGATCAACGGCGGTCCCCAGTTCACCTTCGACGAGGCCATCTCGCTCATGGTCAAGTGCGCCGACCAGGAGGAGATCGACTACTACTGGGCCAAGCTGAGCGAGGGCGGCCAGGAAGGACCGTGCGGCTGGCTCAAGGACAAGTACGGGGTGTCCTGGCAGGTCGCGCCCACCGGGTTGCACGAAATCCTCACCGACCCCGACCCCACGCGCGGCGAGCGGGCGATGAAGGCCGTGTTCGGCATGAAGAAACTGGATCTGGCCGCGATCCGCGCCGCCGCCGACCGGGCGTAG
- a CDS encoding HD domain-containing protein, translated as MTETIAGIAIPDTALAREATELVREAAGPLLFDHSRRVFLFGSLKGRRRGLTPDPELLYVGAMFHDLGLTERHRRTDQRFEVDGADLARDFLLEHGRSEAEARAVWLAIALHTTPGIPGHLDPEIALVTAGVETDVLGLDLDEITAEQIAAVTGAHHRPDFKQRILRAFTDGMKDRPDTTFGTMNDDVLAHFVPGFTRQDFVDIILNSAWPE; from the coding sequence ATGACCGAGACGATTGCGGGGATCGCCATTCCCGACACCGCACTGGCCCGCGAGGCCACGGAACTGGTCCGTGAGGCTGCCGGACCGCTGCTCTTCGACCACTCGCGCCGGGTGTTCCTCTTCGGCTCCCTGAAAGGGAGGCGGCGGGGGCTCACCCCGGACCCGGAGCTGCTCTACGTGGGGGCGATGTTCCACGACCTGGGGCTGACCGAGCGCCACCGGCGCACCGACCAGCGGTTCGAGGTCGACGGGGCTGATCTCGCCCGGGACTTCCTCCTGGAGCACGGCCGCAGCGAGGCGGAGGCCCGCGCGGTCTGGCTTGCCATCGCGCTGCACACCACCCCCGGCATCCCCGGGCATCTCGATCCGGAGATCGCTCTGGTCACCGCGGGCGTGGAGACGGACGTCCTCGGGCTGGACCTCGACGAGATCACCGCCGAGCAGATCGCAGCGGTCACCGGCGCCCACCACCGGCCGGACTTCAAGCAGCGCATCCTGCGGGCCTTCACCGACGGGATGAAGGACCGGCCCGACACCACCTTCGGCACCATGAACGACGATGTGCTCGCCCACTTCGTACCGGGCTTCACCCGGCAGGACTTCGTGGACATCATCCTCAACTCCGCCTGGCCCGAATAG
- a CDS encoding GntR family transcriptional regulator — MEHTSSASSEPSPARRADRARNVAEVLRQQAAAGLYPTGFLPDERLLSKDFGVSRNTVRQALLILRDEGLVERRRGVGTVLLNRKHSHPLERLAGLAETLKSHGTVDNEVRAGGTVVPPAQVARRLLVSDGEPVVRLERLRRLDGMPLSLDLTYLPVDIGLPLLDLDLRNQDVFALIEQSCGQRLGAAEVTVQAVNADPHTAQILAAPVGTALFAVERLSRLADGRPVDLEFLSVRGDRLTLQADLHRTGPAAG, encoded by the coding sequence ATGGAACACACCTCGTCGGCCTCTTCCGAACCTTCCCCCGCACGGCGGGCCGACCGGGCCCGCAACGTCGCCGAGGTGCTGCGGCAGCAGGCCGCCGCGGGCCTGTACCCCACCGGTTTCCTGCCGGACGAACGCCTGCTGTCGAAGGACTTCGGCGTCTCCCGCAACACGGTCCGCCAGGCCCTGCTCATCCTGCGGGACGAGGGCCTTGTCGAGCGCCGGCGGGGTGTGGGGACGGTCCTGCTCAACCGCAAGCACTCCCATCCGCTGGAACGGCTGGCCGGACTGGCCGAAACACTGAAGTCGCACGGCACGGTCGACAACGAGGTCAGGGCCGGCGGCACGGTCGTCCCACCCGCGCAGGTCGCCCGCCGCCTCTTGGTATCGGACGGTGAACCGGTGGTCCGCCTGGAGCGCCTGCGGCGCCTGGACGGTATGCCGCTGTCCCTGGACCTCACCTATCTGCCGGTCGACATCGGGCTGCCGCTCCTTGACCTCGACCTGCGGAACCAGGACGTGTTCGCGCTCATCGAGCAGTCCTGTGGCCAGCGGCTGGGCGCCGCTGAGGTGACGGTCCAGGCCGTGAACGCCGACCCCCACACCGCACAGATCCTGGCGGCGCCCGTGGGGACCGCCCTGTTCGCGGTGGAGCGCCTCAGCAGACTCGCGGACGGGCGGCCGGTGGACCTGGAGTTCCTCTCCGTACGCGGCGACCGGCTCACGCTCCAGGCCGATCTGCACCGCACCGGCCCAGCCGCCGGCTGA